The following proteins come from a genomic window of Corallococcus sp. NCRR:
- a CDS encoding mannose-1-phosphate guanylyltransferase, with protein MALYPVIMAGGSGTRFWPLSRQARPKQFLPLASKQPLLTDTAQRLKGLAPVKNTFIVCGPVHAKTAMKLVKGLPKGNLLVEPVARNTAPAIALAALQVAARDPKGVLAVLPSDHHVGDVKGFQRTLAEAARIAEGGHIVTLGIKPARPETGYGYIQVGDALEGGGRRVKAFKEKPDLKTAQEYVAGGDYLWNGGIFVFRADVMLEAFQKHMPEMQKGLDALQKAAGKRTFPAVLKRVFPKLPSISIDYGVMEKAENIAVLDGDFGWSDVGSFAAIPEVRPADAQGNVVSGDAVLVDCTNCVVLADKRTLSVVGMHDVVVVDSGDAVLVVPKDKSQDVRKVVEALKARKRTRLL; from the coding sequence ATGGCCCTCTACCCCGTCATCATGGCCGGAGGCTCCGGCACCCGCTTCTGGCCGCTGTCCCGCCAGGCCCGTCCGAAGCAGTTCCTCCCGCTGGCCTCCAAGCAGCCGCTGCTCACCGACACCGCCCAGCGCCTCAAGGGCCTCGCGCCGGTGAAGAACACCTTCATCGTGTGCGGCCCCGTGCACGCGAAGACGGCCATGAAGCTGGTGAAGGGGCTGCCCAAGGGCAACCTGCTGGTGGAGCCCGTGGCGCGCAACACCGCGCCCGCCATCGCGCTCGCCGCGCTCCAGGTCGCCGCGCGCGACCCCAAGGGCGTGCTCGCGGTGCTGCCGTCGGATCACCACGTGGGGGACGTGAAGGGCTTCCAGCGCACGCTCGCGGAAGCGGCCCGCATCGCGGAAGGCGGCCACATCGTCACGCTGGGCATCAAGCCCGCGCGCCCGGAGACGGGCTACGGCTACATCCAGGTCGGTGACGCGCTGGAGGGCGGCGGCCGCCGCGTGAAGGCGTTCAAGGAGAAGCCCGACCTCAAGACGGCGCAGGAGTACGTGGCCGGCGGCGACTACCTGTGGAACGGCGGCATCTTCGTCTTCCGCGCGGACGTGATGCTGGAGGCCTTCCAGAAGCACATGCCGGAGATGCAGAAGGGCCTGGACGCGCTCCAGAAGGCCGCGGGCAAGCGCACCTTCCCGGCCGTGCTCAAGCGCGTGTTCCCCAAGCTGCCCTCCATCTCCATCGACTATGGCGTGATGGAGAAGGCGGAGAACATCGCGGTGCTGGACGGCGACTTCGGCTGGTCCGACGTGGGCTCCTTCGCCGCCATCCCCGAAGTGCGCCCCGCGGACGCGCAGGGCAACGTCGTCTCCGGCGACGCGGTGCTGGTGGACTGCACGAACTGCGTGGTGCTGGCCGACAAGCGCACGCTCTCCGTCGTGGGCATGCACGACGTGGTGGTGGTGGACTCCGGTGACGCCGTGCTCGTGGTCCCCAAGGACAAGAGCCAGGACGTCCGCAAGGTCGTCGAGGCCCTCAAGGCCAGGAAGCGCACCCGGCTGCTGTAG